The Triticum aestivum cultivar Chinese Spring chromosome 6D, IWGSC CS RefSeq v2.1, whole genome shotgun sequence genomic sequence CTATTCGGTTAGGCCAGAAGAGTCCGTTTGGGAGTAGCCCATTTCTCAATATCTCTTAAATGGTCTCAGTTTTTTTTCATGTCCTTGTAGGATCAATTTAAGGCACCATGTCAAGTGCTTTGGGGTTTCAACAAGTTTTGCATTTTTTGGAACATGAATTGAGAAAAATTTCATGTTTGTAGATtttttttaaggatttgagaaagttcatcaattttgaaaaaagtccaTCAATTTTGGCAAAACAAATTCATCTACTTTGAAATATGCATTCATTTTGAAAAAAActccatcaattttgaaaaaaaatcatctattttgaaaaaacgttcatcaatattttttatgaatttttaaaaaAGTTATAGATTTAGGAAAACGTTCACCAAGTTTGAAAAACTGTTCGGAATTTTTTTTTAAAGTCCATTCTTTCATAAAAATGAAATTGGAAAAAGTTTGCACATTGCAAgagaaaagggaaaataaaaaatgaacaaaaagaaaggaaaacGAAAAAATAAGAAATAGAGAAGGAAAATAAATCTGTGACAAAACCGttaaaaatgagaaaaaaaagagcaagaaaaaagaaagaaggaaagaagTATAGAAGAAAATTGGAAAAAGAAAAGCGGATAGAAAAAAAGAGTAAGAAAGACAACTACAACCACGTTAAGTGATGCTGGCAAGTTGGTCATGGCGTCGCATTTTGAACCGGAAGTTCCTGTCTCGAATCTTGGTAGACTCATATTTTTTTTGCGATTTAAAGAGATTGTTGGGACGGCCCAGCGCGCAAGTGTACGGCCTATAAGTATACATCGAATCGATATTCTAAAAAGAAAAACATACACAACAAAATATGACCATCATGTCCTTTATTATGAAGAGGTATGGGATAATTTGAGCCATCCTTGTGTTTAGGGGGGTCTACCGAAGCAGAAGTGTCCGAAATGGATGTATCTTATGGAGGGAGTAGATAATAAGAAGCTGAGTTACTAAAGGTCTTTAACTTACTATAAATGTAGGGCACCATCTCAAATCCCTTTTGAAAATAAACTGAACAAAGTGCAAAGCAGTTACAGTTAAGGATCTAGTTTTAAAGTCCACAATGCACAGGTACTGAAAGTGCATTGGACGTCTAGATAAACATTAAAAATTCATACCTACAGGAATTATACAAGCAATGTCAGTATGCCATAAttagcaactctctctctctctctacatttACAAATAAAAATAACCTTTGGATGTATATGGGCAGCATTGCCTCTATGTGGGGTTCCATGTATTGCCTCCAAGTTGAAAAAAAACATGCAATGTATAGTTTTCTGGCAGAAAAGTGGTATGATCCTTCTCGAGAGCATCTGTGGTGTATAGTGCTTGGTTGAAGTGCCTGGTTGCTTGCAGAACTAAGCATTCTTGGGCTGTCCTCGATTTAGAAGTTATTCGCGATATCTAGGATTGAAGTCGATCTCAATCGCCTTGAATTGCACAATGTTAGTTAAATGAAAACCCATAGTTCTATTGCTAATGACTCACGTTTGATGGGATGGATCTCCAGTAGCTTTGATGTTTTCGTTATGGTTGCCGAGCGGTAAAAACTGAACTACGGTGCCACATCACCTTTTCTGTCAGAACAAAAGCAACGAATATGTCTGATATTGAAAAGCGAACAGTAAAGGTTTCGTGGTGTAGTTGGTTATCACGTCAGTCTAACACACTGAAGGTCTCCGGTTCGAACCCGGGCGAAGCCAAAATAGCTGTATTTTTATGTTGCTATTTTCTTTTTTGtgttcttctctgaactctttcatGTCAACCGATGTTGTTCTGTTTTCCTGTCAGGTAATTAAGCATGGAATTCATGTGCTACTCTATAAGAACACACATCAACATCCTACATATACAGCAGTGGAGAATGTTAGAATAACTATGAGTTATTGTAGCGTTGAGCAATTAGAGCTTAGTGCTAGAACATAGAAGGTCTAGACTTCTCTCTTGATTATCCATGATCAAGTGCGTGTAACTGCTGCTGTAACTCAACCTGGATGTTCAGTATATAAAGAGAAGACAGCCGGTGAGCTTCGTTCATTACGGCTTAACACAGCAATACTTCTGTTTACAGAGAATTCCTAGAATATTTACATTCAGGATCACTCGTAACCAGAATACCAGATCATACATGTCCTTTTCCCTGTTGCCAACAACTGCTCTGATTGATTATATGCAACTCCACTCTCCAGTTGCTTTAATCAAATCCCAAGCCTGACAGCCCACAGGTTATATATATATGACGATTGAATAGCAATCAGTCGGTGTATATGATTGAATAACCACCACCATAGGTTATATGATTGATTGAATGGCAATGAGATCGACAAGGACAAGGCAGTAAACTTTAGGAGCATGCATGAGATTGAGTAACCACCATACATAGGTTCACCAAGAGTTTGGATTACATATTTCATTTGCTTTAATTAAACATAATATGCAACTACACTCTCCAGTTGCTTGTATTCAATTCCAAGACCGAGAGTCCTCCTTGGTGTGCTACCTAAGATGCCAAAATGAACACGGCAGGAAACTTCATGAGCATGCATATCATTGAATAACCACCATAGGTGAGGTCTGCCCTTCTCGCCTTCAGGGCAGGTCTCTCAGACCCGGCCAACCTCCTTTCGTCATGGAAGGGCGACGACTGCTGCCGGTGGAAGGGCGTCTATTGCAGCAACAGAACCAGCCATGTTGTCAAGCTCGATCTCCAAGGCAGCGGTTACACAATCGACAGTGACAGTAGGAAGGTGCTAGCAGGCAACATAAGCTCCTCGTTGCTTGGTTTACAGCATCTGCGGTATCTCGACCTCAGCTCCAATGAATTCGACAAGATGCAAATACCGGAGTTCATTGGTTCTCTCCATAAGTTGAGATATCTTGACCTATCAATGTCAATGTTCACCGGAAGGGTACCGCCGCAACTGGGTAATCTCTCCAACTTACACTACTTAAATCTTGCGTACAACTCAGATGGCATATACTCCACTGATATCACCTGGTTGTCACGGTTAACTTCCGTTGAGCACCTGGACATGACCTGGGTGAACCTCAGTACAATTGTCCACTGGCTTCCGGTGGTCAACATGCTTCCAACTCTGAAATTTCTTCGTCTTAACTCTTGCCAGCTTAGAACTAGCCCTGATTCTCTTCAGCTCTCAAATCTGACATCTCTTGAAACACTCTTGCTTGCGAGCAACCAGTTCAGTCAGCGTAGCACACCCAACTGGTTTTGGGATTTAACTAGCCTCAAGTATCTATATATCACGGGCTGTGGTTTCTATGGCCCGTTTCCAGACGAGATAGGTAATATGACCTCCATGGTGGAACTTCATTTATCAGAAAACAACCTTGTGGGCATGATACCATCCACTATGAAGAATCTATGTAATCTGGAGGCATTATATTCTTATAAGAGCAATATCAGTGGGAGTATAACAGAATTACTCCATCGATTACCCAATTGTTCAAGGAATAAACTACAGCAGTTATATCTATCGGGCAACAATCTGACTGGAAGCCTGCCAACTGCACCAGTACAAGCATTAAGCAACCTGAGCTGGCTGGCTCTCGATGATAACAAACTCACTGGTCCTCTGCCACTGTGGATAGGAGAGCTCACGACGCTGACAATATTGGACCTTAACTCCAATAACCTAGATGGGGTCATACATGAAGGCCATTTATCGCGTCTAGATATGTTGGACAGTTTGATCTTGTCACACAACTCCATAACCATCACAGTGAGTCCAACATGGGTTCCTCCTTTTAGTCTAAGAATGCTTCACCTTCGGTCTTGCCGGCTAGGGCCTAAATTTCCAATGTGGCTTAGATGGCAAACACACTTATCCAATCTTGATATATCAAACACAAGCATAAATGACATGGTACCAAGTTGGTTTTGGATGGCAGCTTCCTCAGCAGAGTTTCTCAATATCCGAAATAATCAGATTTCAGGGGTCCTCCCATCAACAATGGAATTTATGAGAGCAGTCAAAATGGATTTCAGTTCTAACCAGCTTGGTGGTCCAATACCGAAGCTTCCCATCAATCTAACTAGCTTTGATCTCAGTGGGAACAGAGTAATCGGGCCACTTCCATTAGACTTTGGAGCGCCGGGGCTTAGGACACTTCTTCTATATAACAACATGATCTCTGGCGCCATTCCATCTTCTTTGTGCAGTTTGCGAGCATTGAGGTTGTTAGATCTATCAAGAAATGGTCTCAATGGGTCAATTACCGATTGCCTAGTCAACGAATCCAGCACAAACATGACAGGCCTGGGTATTGCCAATCTAAGCTTAAGAAACAACAACCTCTCGGGTGAATTTCCTTCACTACTCCAGAAATGCCCAAGACTCATCTTTCTTGATCTCGGACATAATCACTTCTCTGGGACTTTACCAGCATGGATTGGGGAGAAGCTATTGT encodes the following:
- the LOC123142356 gene encoding receptor-like protein EIX2, which produces MSDIEKRTVRSALLAFRAGLSDPANLLSSWKGDDCCRWKGVYCSNRTSHVVKLDLQGSGYTIDSDSRKVLAGNISSSLLGLQHLRYLDLSSNEFDKMQIPEFIGSLHKLRYLDLSMSMFTGRVPPQLGNLSNLHYLNLAYNSDGIYSTDITWLSRLTSVEHLDMTWVNLSTIVHWLPVVNMLPTLKFLRLNSCQLRTSPDSLQLSNLTSLETLLLASNQFSQRSTPNWFWDLTSLKYLYITGCGFYGPFPDEIGNMTSMVELHLSENNLVGMIPSTMKNLCNLEALYSYKSNISGSITELLHRLPNCSRNKLQQLYLSGNNLTGSLPTAPVQALSNLSWLALDDNKLTGPLPLWIGELTTLTILDLNSNNLDGVIHEGHLSRLDMLDSLILSHNSITITVSPTWVPPFSLRMLHLRSCRLGPKFPMWLRWQTHLSNLDISNTSINDMVPSWFWMAASSAEFLNIRNNQISGVLPSTMEFMRAVKMDFSSNQLGGPIPKLPINLTSFDLSGNRVIGPLPLDFGAPGLRTLLLYNNMISGAIPSSLCSLRALRLLDLSRNGLNGSITDCLVNESSTNMTGLGIANLSLRNNNLSGEFPSLLQKCPRLIFLDLGHNHFSGTLPAWIGEKLLSLSFLRLRSNMFYGPIPVELSKLVNLQYLDLAYNNISGSIPRSIFSPTGMAQTRDKTDYLQYASSSEFGVGQNQLVDYTVNFTVLTKGQERLYTGEIIYMVNLDLSCNSITGEIPAEISTLVQLKNLNLSSNNFNGKIPENIGALMQVESLDLSQNELSGEIPSSLSALTSLSRLNLSFNNLGGKIPTGNQLQTLEDQASIYIGNAGLCGPPLSRKCSQPEPIPGESRRDASDGDVVSFFVATGSGYVMGLWVVFCTFLFKRRWRVSWYSLCDNLYNRVYVQVVVTWASLRGKLNG